AATTGGCGGCCGTTGCGGTTCGCGAACTCGGCTCAAATTATCTGGCGGCAATCATCGGCGAGGGCAACCACTACGATTGTTGCCGGCGGCAAGCGACGGCGGCTGCCCCAGGGCAAGTCGAGTTCCTGCCGGCAGTGACCAACATCGCCGACGTGCTAGGGGCGATCGATGTTTGGTTCAACGCCTCGCGGTACGAGGGGAGTTGTATGGCGCTGATCGAAGCCTTGCTCTTCGGAGTTCCTGTAGTCACAACTGTCACGGGCGCGGTTCCAGAGTTTGAGCAAGCCGCTGGGAGGCAATTAGTCGCGCATCTCTCCGACGAGCCGACAGCCGACGAACTTGCCAATCGCATACGCGAAGCTTTGCACGAGGCGACTCGGGAACGCACCACATTTGCACGCGAATGGGCATTGGCTAATATCACATCCACACAAATGGCCCGCGAGTTCGAAGAGGTGATCCTCGCCGTGTGCGGATGCCGCCGATGAACTACTTCGTTGCCTTTACTGCTCGATCCGGCTCGAACTGGCTTGGCGAGTTACTCCGCTCGACCCAGGCACTAGGGGCATGCTGGGAGCATTTCGCTTTCACGGCAACCAGCCTGCACGATGTCCGGGTATTTCCTAATCGAACGCCCTCTTGGGACAACAGCAGTTGGCAGGGGCATTACGCAAGCTATCTCAGGCACACCCGCTCGGCCAATGGCGTAACCAGTTGCCAGATTACGTGGGGGCAATGGCGCTATTTGTGCGTGGGACTCGGCGCGGCCCCACCCATTGATCGATGGGTCTGGTTGCGACGTCGGAACATCTTGCGCCAAGCAATCAGTTGTTATCGCAAGGAGGTTACCAATCAATGGAAGCTCGAACCAGGGGATCGACCTGCGCCAGCCCCGCCTTTCGAGCCGGAGTTGATCCTAAGACATGCCGTCGGTCTCCTCGATGAAGAAACCTGTTGGGTTGATTTTTTTCGTCGCGGAATCGCCGCTCCCTTAGAAGTGTGGTACGAAGATTTATGTCGCGATCCGTTGGCGACGATTCAGGCGATTGCAAGTCACGTAGGTGTCGACGTTGTAAGTGAGCCGCGCAGCCGCCTGCTTCGACAAGCGGATGACATCTCTGAAGAATGGCACCAACGACTTCTCCCAACGTGGCAGCGATTCACAGGGGAGCGATGCGTTAGGTCTCAACTCTGCATGGAGGAGACAGTCGCGCAAAACCCGTGAAGTAGTTCTCAAATGGCTGCCTGAAACGGATTGTCGTCCGCAGGTGCCGTGGTATTCAGAGAATTCTTTCATTGAGTCGGCTCAACTCGACATAGGAAAAACAGGATTTTGCCAAGTAGAGCAGTCCGACGGTTCAGCGTCGTCTGAACAAGAGCTTTCGCTGCGTCAGGAAAAGAGGATGGCCAGGAAACCCCTGCTTTATTTGGGCTCAACCGGGCTAGGCGAAAACTTAATTGCAACGCCAGCGATGCGGTTCCTGGCCCAGGAATACGAGATTACGCTGCTGATTCCCTCGAAACAGGCTCCCGCCTTCGAGGGCTTGAGCTTCTTGGCTCGCATCCTGCCGCACGACATGAATTTTGTCTGGCCTATTGGCAATTTGAATATTTCGGATGCCTGGGCCGACAAAATCCTCAACGCCGTGGGGTCGCAAGGGTTCTTCACGTCGCACTTTATGAGCAAGCATGCTCCCTCGGTGCGTAGCAACAAACGACTGGCCTCATTCCAAGCTTTGCCGGAATACAAAGTGTTCCTGAATGGCGACTCGGCTCGCACTTTCGTGCAACGAGCTGGCTGGCAGGACAGGACCATCTGGCCCGATATGCGCCTCAGTGTCGGTGGTCCCAAGAGTGCCCTCGATCAATCCGATTTTATCGTTATCTCACAAGGGTCGCATGAAGCGCTGCGGCGCTTGCCATTGCCTGCCATCGCCAGGATATTTTACGCGGTGAAGGCGAAGCTGGGGCGTTATCATTTTATCATTCACGGCGATAAGGAAGTTCATGGCCTGAAAGACATTGGTGCCGAGATCATGCCGCATGATTGTTCGCAAGATTCATTGCGGGCGTTGATGGCTATGATGCGGAAGAACCCGGCATTGCTGATAGCTCCTGATACAGGCACTTCACATTTGGCCAATGCTTACGGTCTACGGCAAATCATGTTGGAGACTCGCGAACGCTTGGAGCACCGCACGAGCCCCGTTTACTTGCCCATCAACTGGGTATTCCGTCATTCGGCTCCGGCATGCAATCAAGATTGCACGGCTCGTGCCTTATTCAATACTTATGGCGCTGCGATTTTCGACGTGCGCCCGAAAGTGGTCGAAACAAAATACGACCAACTAGCATGCAAAGAATCACGTGTCGCGCCATGCGTCGAGTATTCGGATTCGCAATTGGCGGAACTGGCTGACATGGCGGTTGAACTGTTGAAAGTCAAAATTCCCGAAGACTGCAAGCGAATCGTCCTGTGCCAGAATTAGATCGCGTACCAAGAAGCGTGATTGGTCACAGGTCGGGACCGATTCGAGGCCGCAAAAGTGTGCTTGTCGCAAGTTGGAAGCGAGCGAGGCTGGACAGCGGCTTCGTTGTGCCGAAGCAGCATGAGTGCGTACCGGTAGCGCAATAGCGGTGTGAGTTTGCGAACGAAGAACTCGTGTCGCCGCTAAGCAGCGCGGTGGTAACTGTTCAGCAAGCCGCCCAGCCGCCGCTTGCAGCGCACTTCGGCCAGCGTTACGACTTGCTTGTTCAGAGAACTCTGCTTAGTCCGCGGCCGGCCAGGTGTTTTCCGTTTGAGCAACGGCTCGTTGTCCAGCGACTGGTGCGGCCGCTCCTCGTGATAGTGGGCCAGATACTCTGCGCACAAATAATCCAAATGCCTTTCCCCAAACGCCACGAATCGGTCGAGGCATTCCTGGCCGATCGACTGAATGAACCGCTCGACAAACGCGTTGGTGTTCGGCGCACGGAGGGCGCCGCGCTTCGCGACCACCCGTAACCGTTTGAGCATCTGCCGGAACGAGCGGCTGAACTTGGTGTCATTATCATGCTGCAGGTGGCGAACCGGGAGCCCCTGGTCGCGGGCTTGCTGCACAAATGACTCGGTTTGGGCGACGACCCATTCATCGTTGGGATGGAGCGTTGCCGGCGACAGGACGACCTGCCGCGTTTTCACGTTCAAAAACACCAGCACGAACGCTTCGCGAACCCCCTTGAGCGTGACCACCCGCTTGCTGAAGAAATCGCACTGCCACAAAGACGCCGCATGCGTCTTGATAAAATCGTCCCAGGTTCCCTCACCGCGCTGCGGCCCCGGATCGAAGCCGGCGTCCTTCAAAATCCGCTTCACGGTGTTGCGGGAAATAGTCCGCACCCCGAGCTTCTTCAGCTCGCCGAGAATCCGGGTGTACCCCCACTCGTTCTCGCGGGCCAGCTTCAGAACCAGCCGGCGGATTTGCTCGGGGGTGCGACGGCGTCCCCGTTTGGCCGGCGGGCGGGGTTTCTTCCCCTTGTCCTCACGAATCCAGCGCAGCAGCGTTCCCGGCCCGACGATCGTGGCCAATTGATGGATCGCGCTCCCAAGTCGCTCGGCAAACCGGACCAGCCGGCGGCGTTCCTTCGGGGTGACCGTGATGCGTTTTGGCAACTTGGAACGAAGGATTTCGTTCTCGACCTTCAGGTATTTGACCTGGCGGGCCAGCTCTTTCTGGGTTGCGCCGGCGATTACCAGCAGCAAAGACTGAAAAACGTTCGTCATCTGGGTAAAATGGCGCAAGTCCCTGGTGATGATAGGGATGCCTTCATTTTGGCACCCCGGGTGGCGCTCGCCCCCGGGCCAAGCCTACGTCATACCGGTTGTCGGCGCGTGGTTCATGGCTGTCGCGCGCTTGTTAACCTGCGGCGCGCGGTTTTGGGGCGTCGCTGTTGCGCGCTCTTGGTTAACAGTTCGCGCGACTTTTCGCGTTAACTCGATCACGCCGATTTCGCGGCTGGTTGGACTCGGTTTACTACCACCGAATCGAACGCGAACTCAACAACATTCAGTCCTTCAACGACTTTCGAAATTCGCCAAACAGAGAATCGTTATGAAATGGGTTGGGCACAGGGAGGGCCATGACTTTCGCCCCCCATACAAGAATCTGCCTGGATTATTAGATCGCTGCTTCGGAAGGGACAGTTGGCCGACGATTTTATGCCTCACAGCAACGCTTGATCCCAACAGCCAGACGGAGATTCTGAAAGACTTTCGACTCAAGAATACTGACGTAGTGCGCAGTAGTAACATGTTGCGGAGCAATCTTGACCTGGCCTTCGACTCCTTTGAAAACGGCAACGAAAAGCTTGCTGCACTTGATCGGCTTCTTGATTCTCATCGCGGTGAGAAGGCAATTATCTACGCGCATCGCAAGAAGAGCAAGACACAGGGAACTCGCGCGTTAGCAGAACGACTTACAGGACTTGGGCACTGTTGCGCCCCATTCGACGCCGATTTGGAGCTGCACAAAAAGGAAGAGACCTTAACCCGATTTGCAAGCGGTGAGATTCGGGTGGTAGTCGCGACTGGCGCCTTCGGAATGGGAGTGGACATACCGGACGTGCGCGGCGTAATCCATTTCCTTCTGCCGGAGTCACTTGAGCAGTACTACCAGGAAGTAGGACGCGCAGGGCGAGATGGAAAACCGTCATTTGGCAAGTTGCTCTACACCTCTGTGAACAGCAAGGTTCGTCGAGACATGATCGACGAGTCGCGTCGAACGATTGAACAGGTTCGTGAGGTGTGGACGGAGGTATGTAACGCCGGGCGCGCAGACCTGAAGACAATTAGTCCGTGGACAGAGTTTCAGGGGCGGGACGAAGAATATGCTTTGTTTTATGCCTTTGAACGGATCGGTGCGATTCAGGTCCTGGCACGAGGACCAGGCAGGTTGAAGTGCTTTGAACCACGCGGTCCCGCAGGAACCCTGTTTCTTCAAAGACTTGCCAGTGCCACGCGAATCGGCAATACGGCCGCGGCAATTAGGCAGCTCAAATTAAACCCTAAGGAAACCGTTGACGAGCTTTTCAGCCTTTACGACCACGGTGAAATCGCGCTCGCAAGGAGTCCGGATAAGACCCTCATGTTTCGAACGCGGGAAATCGCGGAAACAGAATTGCAAGCAATAACCGACGAAATCAATACGCGCGTTGATAGTAGATTGGAAAAGTTCGAACGATTTGTGCACCTAATCGAATCAAAAGCGCGGCCGGACGACGCGCTTCGTGCGGAATTTGCCGGCGGTAGGTAACCCAAGGCATGCTTGGGTTTTGCGTTGCTCCTGCCGCATCAAATAATAGGTGAATTGAGTGCAAGTTACTGAAGTATCTGATCATCGATGTTCTTGGCTTCGATCAGTTTTTGGAACTCGCCGAGAATCTCTGGGTGATTCTGCGACATGAACCGTACCACGCGGGCGTTGTCCATCAATTTCTTGAGGTAGCCCACCACCAGGACCAGGTTCAGCACGTTCTTACCGTGGGATTCTTCGATCAGCTTGAACTCCTTGCCGAGCGACTCCATTTCGTGTTCCATGCGGGCGATGTCGTCAGGGGAGAGCCCACGGGTTTCCTTCTTTTCCCCGTCGATCATCTGATCTTCGGGAGTTGCCGCCACCAGGCATTTGGCATAACCAACGGAAAAGTTGTGCATGGCGCACATCAACTCGGCAATTTCGATCTGGCGCATCGGCTTAACCTTGCGAAGGTCTCGAAGCGCCTCGCCAGTCACTCGCTTATCCTTCAAGAGCTGAACCGCTTCCGGGCAAATCCCCTCGAGTAGGTCACGTTTCTGCCGAATGCTGTAGATGTCAACGTTTAACGAGCGGGCGATCCGGTCCTCGGTCACGCCTTGCTTGATCGCGCGCAACAACATGAAGTGCTCTTGGATTGCCGAAAGACGGTTCACCTTATGGTTGTAGGTGAACCCCTCATCGTCGCCAGACACCAGGCACTTGGCGGTGGCGACGCCGAGTTCGTGAAGGATGGTGAGCCGCAAATGCCCGTCCAGCAGCATGAAGCTCCGGTCGCTGTTTGGCTGGGGGAAGACAACCAGTGGTTCGATCAGTCCCAGCTCTTTGAGCGAAGCTTCGATGCAGCGGAACTTGACCGT
The window above is part of the Planctomycetota bacterium genome. Proteins encoded here:
- a CDS encoding ParB N-terminal domain-containing protein, with product MTAANRVRLACRPEVVEVPLNKILPTRRFNEGMRNTVKFRCIEASLKELGLIEPLVVFPQPNSDRSFMLLDGHLRLTILHELGVATAKCLVSGDDEGFTYNHKVNRLSAIQEHFMLLRAIKQGVTEDRIARSLNVDIYSIRQKRDLLEGICPEAVQLLKDKRVTGEALRDLRKVKPMRQIEIAELMCAMHNFSVGYAKCLVAATPEDQMIDGEKKETRGLSPDDIARMEHEMESLGKEFKLIEESHGKNVLNLVLVVGYLKKLMDNARVVRFMSQNHPEILGEFQKLIEAKNIDDQILQ
- a CDS encoding DDE-type integrase/transposase/recombinase, whose amino-acid sequence is MTNVFQSLLLVIAGATQKELARQVKYLKVENEILRSKLPKRITVTPKERRRLVRFAERLGSAIHQLATIVGPGTLLRWIREDKGKKPRPPAKRGRRRTPEQIRRLVLKLARENEWGYTRILGELKKLGVRTISRNTVKRILKDAGFDPGPQRGEGTWDDFIKTHAASLWQCDFFSKRVVTLKGVREAFVLVFLNVKTRQVVLSPATLHPNDEWVVAQTESFVQQARDQGLPVRHLQHDNDTKFSRSFRQMLKRLRVVAKRGALRAPNTNAFVERFIQSIGQECLDRFVAFGERHLDYLCAEYLAHYHEERPHQSLDNEPLLKRKTPGRPRTKQSSLNKQVVTLAEVRCKRRLGGLLNSYHRAA